A single Lactuca sativa cultivar Salinas chromosome 8, Lsat_Salinas_v11, whole genome shotgun sequence DNA region contains:
- the LOC111914242 gene encoding uncharacterized protein LOC111914242, with amino-acid sequence MKIRELKADIRRVFSCKVSTPQCQRARAKALFLIEGKLLDHYAKVWDYGQEILRSNPGITVNIGVKSNPDGNYFQRIYICFKALKDGWNNGCRRVIGLDGCFLKGRVKGELLFAIGRDANNQIYPIAWVVVDVENKDNWKWFVELLGADIGFKQGRGLTLISDQQKGLVESVKELMPYAEHKQCARDIYANFRKNFNGEMYKKMFWRCCMSTTEEGFKSNMEELRKFSQEAYDHLTKRDPNTWSRAFF; translated from the exons ATGAAAATAAGAGAACTAAAAGCTGATATTCGAAGGGTATTTTCTTGCAAGGTAAGTACTCCACAGTGTCAAAGGGCACGAGCTAAGGCATTATTTTTAATCGAGGGGAAACTGTTAGACCATTATGCAAAAGTTTGGGATTATGGCCAAGAAATTCTTAGGTCAAATCCTGGTATTACCGTAAATATTGGAGTAAAAAGTAATCCGGATGGCAATTATTTTCAACGTATCTACATTTGCTTTAAAGCCTTAAAAGATGGTTGGAACAACGGTTGTCGTCGGGTAATTGGATTGGATGGTTGTTTTTTGAAGGGACGAGTTAAAGGAGAGCTATTATTTGCAATCGGACGAGATGCAAACAACCAAATTTATCCCATAGCTTGGGTCGTTGTAGACGTTGAAAACAAAGACAACTGGAAGTGGTTCGTTGAACTGTTAGGTGCGGACATTGGTTTTAAACAAGGAAGAGGTCTTACTTTGATTTCGGACCAACAGAAG GGGCTTGTTGAAAGTGTGAAGGAACTAATGCCATATGCTGAACACAAACAATGTGCACGAGATATTTATGCGAATTTTAGGAAGAACTTCAATGGTGAGATGTATAAGAAGATGTTTTGGCGATGTTGCATGTCAACCACAGAAGAAGGCTTTAAGAGTAACATGGAAGAATTAAGAAAGTTTAGCCAAGAAGCTTATGATCATCTAACAAAAAGGGATCCTAATACATGGTCTAGGGCATTTTTTTGA